A genomic segment from Bacillus rossius redtenbacheri isolate Brsri chromosome 5, Brsri_v3, whole genome shotgun sequence encodes:
- the LOC134532141 gene encoding uncharacterized protein LOC134532141 isoform X1, with translation MSQNKIAVKSLPSKKLFNSGYRPFHSSIPLICSTLDDQQMNAGECSRLWFLRARLHGTLNYFSCKQWVQQTRRVDLGDEFRARGYECLRNLKVCDVHFGAGDFRNPRNKSQGLKKGVVPSLNIYSERKQLSGKKCHKKRLVVDAANLRRRPLKTSGSVCAAEVFSEPRAVPDARRSGGSGTTAASQLREALRRLKLARRTISNLKHTVAALKEERPEARCCSEYAEPSFSTDMCETKDEFLVCQVKLKCRKLRY, from the exons ATgtcgcaaaataaaattgcagtgaaaagtttgcctagtaaaaaattgtttaacagtggCTACAGGCCATTTCATTCCTCTATTCCTCTTATTTGTAGTACTTTGGATGATCAGCAAATGAATGCCGGGGAGTGTTCCAGGCTGTGGtttctaagggcgcggttacacgggaccctgaactacttcag TTGCAAGCAGTGGGTGCAGCAGACGAGGCGGGTCGACCTGGGAGATGAGTTCCGGGCGAGAGGCTACGAGTGCCTGAGGAACCTCAAGGTGTGCGACGTCCACTTCGGGGCCGGGGACTTCAGGAACCCCAGGAACAAGTCGCAAGG GTTAAAGAAAGGCGTTGTTCCGAGTTTGAACATTTACAGCGAAAGGAAGCAGTTGAGTGGGAAAAAATGTCACAAGAAGAGACTCGTGGTAGATGCTGCAAACCTGAGAAGACGTCCCTTGAAAACGTCAGGTAGTGTGTGTGCCGCGGAGGTGTTTTCAG AGCCACGCGCAGTTCCGGATGCGAGGCGTTCAGGAGGGAGTGGCACCACTGCTGCGTCGCAGCTGCGAGAGGCCTTGCGGAGGTTGAAGCTGGCACGCCGCACCATCTCCAATCTGAAGCACACAGTTGCGGCGTTGAAGGAAGAAAGGCCTGAAGCACGGTGCTGTAGTGAATACGCTGAGCCCAGTTTCTCCACGGACATGTGCGAAACCAAAGATGAGTTTCTCGTTTGCCAGGTGAAACTCAAGTGCAGGAAACTGAGGTATTGA
- the LOC134532141 gene encoding uncharacterized protein LOC134532141 isoform X2, with product MSQNKIAVKSLPSKKLFNSGYRPFHSSIPLICSTLDDQQMNAGECSRLWFLRARLHGTLNYFSCKQWVQQTRRVDLGDEFRARGYECLRNLKVCDVHFGAGDFRNPRNKSQGLKKGVVPSLNIYSERKQLSGKKCHKKRLVVDAANLRRRPLKTSEPRAVPDARRSGGSGTTAASQLREALRRLKLARRTISNLKHTVAALKEERPEARCCSEYAEPSFSTDMCETKDEFLVCQVKLKCRKLRY from the exons ATgtcgcaaaataaaattgcagtgaaaagtttgcctagtaaaaaattgtttaacagtggCTACAGGCCATTTCATTCCTCTATTCCTCTTATTTGTAGTACTTTGGATGATCAGCAAATGAATGCCGGGGAGTGTTCCAGGCTGTGGtttctaagggcgcggttacacgggaccctgaactacttcag TTGCAAGCAGTGGGTGCAGCAGACGAGGCGGGTCGACCTGGGAGATGAGTTCCGGGCGAGAGGCTACGAGTGCCTGAGGAACCTCAAGGTGTGCGACGTCCACTTCGGGGCCGGGGACTTCAGGAACCCCAGGAACAAGTCGCAAGG GTTAAAGAAAGGCGTTGTTCCGAGTTTGAACATTTACAGCGAAAGGAAGCAGTTGAGTGGGAAAAAATGTCACAAGAAGAGACTCGTGGTAGATGCTGCAAACCTGAGAAGACGTCCCTTGAAAACGTCAG AGCCACGCGCAGTTCCGGATGCGAGGCGTTCAGGAGGGAGTGGCACCACTGCTGCGTCGCAGCTGCGAGAGGCCTTGCGGAGGTTGAAGCTGGCACGCCGCACCATCTCCAATCTGAAGCACACAGTTGCGGCGTTGAAGGAAGAAAGGCCTGAAGCACGGTGCTGTAGTGAATACGCTGAGCCCAGTTTCTCCACGGACATGTGCGAAACCAAAGATGAGTTTCTCGTTTGCCAGGTGAAACTCAAGTGCAGGAAACTGAGGTATTGA
- the LOC134532141 gene encoding THAP domain-containing protein 1-like isoform X4: MEKAYGKGGTICAMYGCCNYRLQKDAKSFFSFPKTDICKQWVQQTRRVDLGDEFRARGYECLRNLKVCDVHFGAGDFRNPRNKSQGLKKGVVPSLNIYSERKQLSGKKCHKKRLVVDAANLRRRPLKTSEPRAVPDARRSGGSGTTAASQLREALRRLKLARRTISNLKHTVAALKEERPEARCCSEYAEPSFSTDMCETKDEFLVCQVKLKCRKLRY; this comes from the exons ATGGAAAAGGCTTACGGCAAAGGCGGCACAATTTGTGCCATGTACGGATGCTGTAATTATAGACTACAAAAGGATGCGAAGTCGTTTTTTTCTTTTCCGAAGACGGACAT TTGCAAGCAGTGGGTGCAGCAGACGAGGCGGGTCGACCTGGGAGATGAGTTCCGGGCGAGAGGCTACGAGTGCCTGAGGAACCTCAAGGTGTGCGACGTCCACTTCGGGGCCGGGGACTTCAGGAACCCCAGGAACAAGTCGCAAGG GTTAAAGAAAGGCGTTGTTCCGAGTTTGAACATTTACAGCGAAAGGAAGCAGTTGAGTGGGAAAAAATGTCACAAGAAGAGACTCGTGGTAGATGCTGCAAACCTGAGAAGACGTCCCTTGAAAACGTCAG AGCCACGCGCAGTTCCGGATGCGAGGCGTTCAGGAGGGAGTGGCACCACTGCTGCGTCGCAGCTGCGAGAGGCCTTGCGGAGGTTGAAGCTGGCACGCCGCACCATCTCCAATCTGAAGCACACAGTTGCGGCGTTGAAGGAAGAAAGGCCTGAAGCACGGTGCTGTAGTGAATACGCTGAGCCCAGTTTCTCCACGGACATGTGCGAAACCAAAGATGAGTTTCTCGTTTGCCAGGTGAAACTCAAGTGCAGGAAACTGAGGTATTGA
- the LOC134532141 gene encoding THAP domain-containing protein 1 A-like isoform X3, giving the protein MEKAYGKGGTICAMYGCCNYRLQKDAKSFFSFPKTDICKQWVQQTRRVDLGDEFRARGYECLRNLKVCDVHFGAGDFRNPRNKSQGLKKGVVPSLNIYSERKQLSGKKCHKKRLVVDAANLRRRPLKTSGSVCAAEVFSEPRAVPDARRSGGSGTTAASQLREALRRLKLARRTISNLKHTVAALKEERPEARCCSEYAEPSFSTDMCETKDEFLVCQVKLKCRKLRY; this is encoded by the exons ATGGAAAAGGCTTACGGCAAAGGCGGCACAATTTGTGCCATGTACGGATGCTGTAATTATAGACTACAAAAGGATGCGAAGTCGTTTTTTTCTTTTCCGAAGACGGACAT TTGCAAGCAGTGGGTGCAGCAGACGAGGCGGGTCGACCTGGGAGATGAGTTCCGGGCGAGAGGCTACGAGTGCCTGAGGAACCTCAAGGTGTGCGACGTCCACTTCGGGGCCGGGGACTTCAGGAACCCCAGGAACAAGTCGCAAGG GTTAAAGAAAGGCGTTGTTCCGAGTTTGAACATTTACAGCGAAAGGAAGCAGTTGAGTGGGAAAAAATGTCACAAGAAGAGACTCGTGGTAGATGCTGCAAACCTGAGAAGACGTCCCTTGAAAACGTCAGGTAGTGTGTGTGCCGCGGAGGTGTTTTCAG AGCCACGCGCAGTTCCGGATGCGAGGCGTTCAGGAGGGAGTGGCACCACTGCTGCGTCGCAGCTGCGAGAGGCCTTGCGGAGGTTGAAGCTGGCACGCCGCACCATCTCCAATCTGAAGCACACAGTTGCGGCGTTGAAGGAAGAAAGGCCTGAAGCACGGTGCTGTAGTGAATACGCTGAGCCCAGTTTCTCCACGGACATGTGCGAAACCAAAGATGAGTTTCTCGTTTGCCAGGTGAAACTCAAGTGCAGGAAACTGAGGTATTGA